In Nocardioides sp. JQ2195, a genomic segment contains:
- a CDS encoding serine hydrolase domain-containing protein — protein MSADTPVVGDPLKESVAPVTARRLQAKIAQAQVEGRMPSIAAGVVRDGNLVWAGGHGDLAGTAEDTQYKIGSITKTFTAVLILQLVEEGVLSLDDTVSTVLGEIGYGNRTIRSLLAHNSGMQAEPNGSWWERSPGLTFDELAAANADSAGVLPIGQQFHYTNLAYGLLGETVARLRDLSWWECVQSRILVPLGMNRTTYQCEGVHAQGTSVDPYTGELIEEPHPDTGAMAPAGQMWSTVADLATYCTFLVEGHAGILPKARLEEAYIPQSGALASGLESAHGLGFQMHRGGSGVLVGHTGSMPGFVASCFIDRLRRTGVVAFANAMTGLPAAGIATTLLEELEASEPTVPEPWRPSTSVPDVVREIVGVWHWGPTPMVFGWEGDQLVVRRNGVVGYRYRLDGDRLVGTAGYQTGETLQVVRNDDGSINHLNLSTFIFTRTPYDPAAPIPGGVPQR, from the coding sequence ATGAGCGCCGACACACCGGTCGTGGGTGACCCGTTGAAGGAGTCGGTCGCGCCCGTCACGGCACGACGGCTCCAGGCGAAGATCGCCCAGGCCCAGGTTGAGGGCCGGATGCCGTCGATCGCGGCCGGTGTGGTCCGCGACGGCAACCTGGTCTGGGCCGGTGGCCACGGAGACCTGGCCGGCACTGCGGAGGACACGCAGTACAAGATCGGGTCGATCACGAAGACGTTCACCGCGGTCCTCATCCTCCAGCTGGTGGAGGAGGGCGTGCTCAGCCTCGACGACACGGTGTCCACGGTGCTGGGCGAGATCGGCTACGGGAACCGGACGATCCGTTCACTGCTGGCCCACAACTCGGGCATGCAGGCCGAGCCGAACGGCTCCTGGTGGGAGCGTTCACCGGGTCTCACCTTTGACGAGCTGGCGGCAGCCAATGCCGACTCGGCGGGGGTGCTGCCGATCGGTCAGCAGTTCCACTACACGAACCTGGCCTACGGCCTGCTCGGCGAGACCGTGGCCCGACTGCGCGACCTCAGCTGGTGGGAGTGCGTGCAGTCACGGATCCTGGTGCCCCTGGGCATGAACCGGACGACGTACCAGTGCGAGGGCGTCCACGCGCAGGGCACCAGCGTCGACCCCTACACGGGGGAGCTCATCGAGGAGCCGCATCCGGACACCGGCGCGATGGCGCCGGCGGGCCAGATGTGGAGCACGGTCGCCGACCTCGCGACCTACTGCACGTTCCTGGTCGAGGGGCACGCCGGCATCCTGCCCAAGGCCAGGCTGGAGGAGGCCTACATCCCGCAGTCGGGCGCGCTGGCGTCAGGCCTGGAGTCCGCCCACGGGCTCGGCTTCCAGATGCATCGCGGTGGTTCGGGGGTGCTGGTCGGACACACCGGCTCGATGCCGGGCTTCGTCGCGTCGTGCTTCATCGACCGGCTGCGCCGCACCGGCGTCGTCGCGTTCGCGAATGCGATGACGGGGTTGCCCGCTGCCGGCATCGCCACCACCCTGCTCGAGGAGCTCGAGGCCTCGGAGCCGACCGTTCCCGAGCCCTGGCGACCATCCACGTCGGTTCCCGACGTGGTGCGTGAGATCGTCGGTGTGTGGCACTGGGGCCCCACGCCGATGGTCTTCGGGTGGGAGGGCGACCAGCTCGTGGTGCGTCGCAACGGGGTGGTCGGCTATCGGTACCGGCTCGACGGCGATCGCCTGGTCGGCACGGCCGGCTACCAGACCGGCGAGACCCTGCAGGTCGTGCGCAATGACGACGGCTCGATCAACCACCTCAACCTGTCCACGTTCATCTTCACGCGCACGCCCTACGACCCCGCCGCGCCGATCCCCGGCGGGGTGCCGCAACGGTGA
- the kstD gene encoding 3-oxosteroid 1-dehydrogenase, which yields MKTEYDVIVVGTGGGGFTAALAAHERGLDTLVIESTDGFGGSTARSGGGVWIPNNYALEKAGQVQPESEVKQYLYEIVGDEVPRERIDAFVENGPAALEFVRDHSAADFTWVPQYSDYYPEATGGKASGRSVEPKAIDGHVIGDELERLTKSYTKAPAGMVVTQADFRKISLGLRTIRGPLTMVKVFLTRLITMALGKRMFGMGMAMMIGLRKGLLDRDIPVWYETPLIDLEVNDGRVTGVVVTRNGGEAVLTARRGVILACGGFEHNDEMRKKHQKAPIGTEWTTGAAGNTGAGILAGEKHGAELALMDDAWWGPSIPLPSGPWFCLAERNLPGSIIVNQAGLRYGNEAAPYVDAVHAMYDSAEETGIDHFPSWMIIDQRYRNRYLFAGLGPRQPFPGRWLKSGVIVKAGSLEGLAEKIGVPADALTATVSTFNGYARTGKDLDFGRGDSAYDRYYGDPRVKPNPSLGVIDEGPFYAVKMVPGDLGTKGGIVTDANARALRPDGSVIEGLYATGNVSAAVMGRTYAGAGATIGPAVTFGWIAANAIADSISRTAGGAEGQAKGV from the coding sequence GTGAAGACCGAGTACGACGTGATCGTCGTCGGCACCGGTGGCGGAGGTTTCACCGCTGCCCTGGCTGCGCACGAGCGAGGCCTCGACACCTTGGTGATCGAGAGCACCGACGGATTCGGCGGATCCACCGCACGCTCCGGCGGCGGCGTCTGGATCCCCAACAACTACGCACTCGAGAAGGCCGGCCAGGTCCAGCCCGAGTCCGAGGTGAAGCAGTACCTCTACGAGATCGTCGGTGACGAGGTGCCCCGCGAGCGGATCGACGCATTCGTCGAGAACGGCCCGGCCGCACTCGAGTTCGTCCGCGACCACTCGGCGGCCGACTTCACCTGGGTCCCGCAGTACAGCGACTACTACCCCGAGGCCACCGGTGGCAAGGCCAGCGGACGCAGCGTCGAGCCCAAGGCGATCGACGGCCACGTGATCGGCGACGAGCTCGAACGCCTCACCAAGTCCTACACGAAGGCCCCGGCCGGAATGGTCGTCACCCAGGCGGACTTCCGGAAGATCTCTCTGGGCCTGCGGACCATCCGGGGCCCGCTCACGATGGTCAAGGTGTTCCTGACCCGGCTGATCACGATGGCCCTCGGCAAGCGGATGTTCGGCATGGGCATGGCGATGATGATCGGTCTGCGCAAGGGACTCCTCGACCGGGACATCCCCGTCTGGTACGAGACCCCGCTCATCGACCTCGAGGTGAACGACGGCCGGGTCACCGGAGTCGTGGTCACCCGCAACGGCGGTGAAGCGGTGCTCACCGCGCGGCGCGGCGTGATCCTCGCCTGCGGTGGGTTCGAGCACAACGACGAGATGCGCAAGAAGCACCAGAAGGCACCGATCGGCACCGAGTGGACCACCGGCGCCGCCGGCAACACCGGCGCTGGGATCCTGGCCGGCGAGAAGCACGGCGCCGAGCTGGCCCTCATGGACGACGCCTGGTGGGGCCCGTCGATCCCGTTGCCCAGCGGGCCGTGGTTCTGCCTCGCCGAGAGGAACCTGCCCGGGTCGATCATCGTCAACCAGGCCGGCCTGCGCTACGGCAACGAGGCCGCGCCGTACGTCGACGCGGTGCACGCGATGTATGACTCCGCCGAGGAGACCGGCATCGACCACTTCCCGAGCTGGATGATCATCGACCAGCGCTACCGCAACCGCTACCTCTTCGCCGGCCTCGGCCCGCGCCAGCCGTTCCCTGGCCGCTGGCTCAAGTCGGGCGTGATCGTGAAGGCTGGCTCCTTGGAGGGCCTGGCCGAGAAGATCGGGGTCCCGGCCGATGCACTGACGGCTACGGTCTCGACCTTCAACGGCTATGCCCGCACCGGCAAGGACCTCGACTTCGGCCGAGGGGACTCGGCGTACGACCGCTACTACGGCGATCCGCGGGTCAAGCCCAACCCGTCGCTCGGCGTCATCGACGAGGGCCCGTTCTACGCGGTGAAGATGGTCCCCGGCGACCTCGGCACCAAGGGTGGCATCGTCACCGACGCCAATGCGAGGGCACTGCGCCCGGACGGCTCGGTGATCGAGGGGCTCTACGCCACCGGCAACGTGTCAGCCGCCGTGATGGGACGGACCTATGCCGGAGCGGGTGCCACCATCGGGCCCGCCGTCACGTTCGGTTGGATCGCCGCCAACGCCATCGCCGACTCCATCTCCCGCACAGCGGGAGGAGCAGAGGGACAAGCGAAGGGCGTCTGA
- a CDS encoding GNAT family protein, with protein sequence MTLTPHFAPFGARITAGPLELVPVTDEVIPELVELALGGIHPPDTMPFQQPWSIAPRGELGFNMAQYYWQQRADFGPGEWALNFGVRFEGELVGCQDLRATRFRVTRTAESGSWLAMKHQGRGIGTRMRQAICAFGFDELGATELTSGAFVDNPASLAVSRKLGYRTNGIERRKRRVGELAHLQHLAISEQDLVRGEPITVEGADALRTALLLDDD encoded by the coding sequence ATGACGTTGACGCCCCACTTCGCGCCCTTCGGGGCTCGGATCACTGCCGGTCCGCTCGAGCTGGTGCCGGTCACCGACGAGGTGATCCCGGAGCTGGTCGAGCTGGCGCTCGGGGGCATTCACCCGCCGGACACGATGCCGTTCCAGCAGCCGTGGAGCATCGCCCCGCGTGGGGAACTGGGCTTCAACATGGCGCAGTACTACTGGCAGCAGCGCGCCGACTTCGGGCCGGGGGAGTGGGCGCTCAACTTCGGCGTACGCTTCGAGGGCGAGCTTGTCGGCTGCCAGGACCTGCGGGCCACCAGGTTCCGGGTGACCAGGACCGCCGAGTCGGGTTCGTGGCTCGCGATGAAGCACCAAGGTCGTGGCATCGGCACCCGGATGCGTCAGGCGATCTGCGCCTTCGGCTTCGACGAGCTCGGCGCGACCGAGCTGACCTCGGGCGCCTTCGTCGACAACCCGGCCTCGCTTGCGGTGAGTCGCAAGCTCGGCTACCGCACCAACGGCATCGAGCGCCGCAAGCGCCGCGTGGGCGAGCTCGCACACCTGCAGCACCTCGCCATCTCGGAGCAGGACCTGGTCCGCGGAGAGCCGATCACGGTCGAGGGCGCGGATGCACTGCGCACTGCCCTGCTGCTCGACGATGACTGA
- a CDS encoding MaoC/PaaZ C-terminal domain-containing protein, whose translation MPIDTTVAVGAQLPDRTFSWNESDVLLYHLGVGAGSRPGDNTDAGALRWTHDDASLQVLPSFGVVAPTFHETAAPSVDLPGCDIDLQMVLHGSQEVVVHAPIPTSGTATQKTKISDVWDKGKAAVIVQEGEAFDASGQHLWTVRSSIFVRNEGGWGGDRGPSTKVDLPAREADAETSYAVTPQQAALYRLCGDRNPLHIDPAFAKGAGFPAPILHGLCSYGIVLREVTDLVLAGEAARVGGFAARFAGVVFPGETIRVQTWDEGDRVIISATIASEHEQRNGSPVLADCVLTKA comes from the coding sequence ATGCCCATCGACACCACGGTCGCCGTCGGCGCCCAACTCCCCGACCGCACGTTCTCCTGGAACGAGTCCGACGTCCTGCTCTACCACCTCGGCGTGGGTGCCGGCTCCCGTCCCGGGGACAACACCGACGCGGGGGCACTGCGTTGGACGCACGACGACGCGAGCCTGCAGGTGCTGCCGTCCTTCGGAGTCGTGGCGCCCACGTTCCACGAGACCGCTGCCCCGTCGGTCGACCTGCCGGGCTGTGACATCGACCTCCAGATGGTGCTGCACGGATCGCAGGAGGTCGTGGTGCACGCTCCGATCCCGACCTCCGGCACCGCCACCCAGAAGACCAAGATCTCCGACGTGTGGGACAAGGGCAAGGCCGCCGTGATCGTCCAGGAGGGCGAGGCCTTCGACGCGTCCGGCCAGCACCTCTGGACGGTGCGCTCCAGCATCTTCGTGCGCAACGAGGGCGGCTGGGGCGGCGACCGTGGCCCCTCGACCAAGGTCGACCTCCCTGCCCGCGAGGCCGATGCGGAGACGTCGTACGCCGTCACGCCGCAGCAGGCGGCGCTCTACCGGCTTTGCGGTGACCGCAACCCGCTGCACATCGACCCGGCCTTCGCCAAGGGCGCCGGCTTCCCTGCCCCGATCCTGCACGGCCTCTGCTCCTACGGGATCGTGCTGCGGGAGGTCACCGACCTGGTGCTCGCCGGTGAAGCGGCTCGTGTGGGCGGCTTCGCGGCCCGCTTCGCCGGGGTCGTGTTCCCGGGCGAGACGATTCGCGTGCAGACCTGGGACGAGGGCGATCGAGTCATCATCAGCGCCACGATCGCCAGCGAGCACGAGCAGCGCAACGGCTCCCCCGTCCTGGCCGACTGCGTGCTCACCAAGGCCTGA
- the hsaA gene encoding 3-hydroxy-9,10-secoandrosta-1,3,5(10)-triene-9,17-dione monooxygenase oxygenase subunit: MSKEVLDGVRDLLPTFRERADEAEKLRQVPDATVKALEETGFFRMLQPRRFDGLESDPVDFFTAVKEIASADGSTGWISSVLGVHPWQVALFPDEAQQAVWGEDTSTRLSSSYAPTGKATLTEGGYTLSGTWSFSSGSAHANWVLLGGLVFSEDGPDGSVVDFRTFLVPRDHYDVVDVWNVVGLRGTGSNDIVVKDVFVPQAFTLSMSDTGRCFGPGQEQNPGTLYKLPFHSLFTTTISSPIVGMATGAYAEHVDMQQKRVRAAYLGEKASSDPFAAVRIARAGSEIDAAWALLMSNIREEQALVEKGERIPLNLRLKVRRDQVLGTQRAIDAIDALFEASGGRALAEGTYLQRAWRDAHAGRVHAANDPERSLKMYGDLEFGHKIDPGMY; the protein is encoded by the coding sequence ATGTCGAAGGAAGTCCTCGACGGAGTACGCGACCTGTTGCCCACGTTCCGGGAGCGGGCCGACGAGGCCGAGAAGCTGCGCCAGGTTCCTGACGCAACCGTCAAGGCACTGGAGGAGACCGGCTTCTTCCGGATGCTCCAGCCCAGGCGCTTCGACGGGCTCGAGAGCGACCCGGTGGACTTCTTCACCGCCGTCAAGGAGATCGCCTCCGCCGACGGCTCGACGGGATGGATCTCCTCGGTCCTGGGTGTCCACCCGTGGCAGGTGGCCCTCTTCCCGGACGAGGCACAGCAGGCGGTCTGGGGCGAGGACACCAGCACTCGTCTCTCCTCGTCCTACGCACCGACCGGGAAGGCCACGCTCACCGAGGGCGGCTACACGCTCTCGGGCACGTGGTCCTTCTCGTCCGGGTCGGCCCACGCCAACTGGGTCCTGCTCGGCGGGTTGGTCTTCAGCGAGGACGGGCCCGACGGCTCAGTCGTCGACTTCCGTACCTTTCTGGTTCCGCGCGACCACTACGACGTCGTCGACGTGTGGAACGTGGTCGGCCTGCGTGGAACGGGCTCCAACGACATCGTCGTCAAGGACGTCTTCGTGCCGCAGGCCTTCACGCTCTCCATGTCCGACACCGGGCGCTGCTTCGGTCCGGGTCAGGAGCAGAATCCGGGCACCCTCTACAAGCTGCCGTTCCACTCGCTGTTCACCACCACGATCAGCTCGCCGATCGTGGGCATGGCCACCGGGGCCTACGCGGAGCACGTCGACATGCAGCAGAAGCGGGTGCGGGCGGCCTACCTCGGGGAGAAGGCCTCCTCCGACCCCTTCGCGGCCGTGCGCATCGCCCGCGCCGGCTCCGAGATCGACGCGGCCTGGGCCCTGCTGATGAGCAACATCCGTGAGGAGCAGGCCCTGGTCGAGAAGGGCGAGAGGATCCCGCTCAACCTGCGGCTCAAGGTGCGCCGCGACCAAGTGCTCGGCACCCAGCGCGCGATCGACGCGATCGACGCACTCTTCGAGGCCTCCGGGGGCCGTGCCCTGGCGGAGGGCACCTACCTGCAGCGGGCCTGGCGCGACGCCCACGCGGGTCGCGTGCACGCGGCCAACGACCCCGAGCGCTCCCTCAAGATGTATGGCGACCTCGAGTTCGGCCACAAGATCGACCCGGGGATGTACTGA